One Pseudomonas abieticivorans genomic region harbors:
- the pabB gene encoding aminodeoxychorismate synthase component I: MPTCTLHPLPYAADPADFFAAIRHAPGAVLLDSARPVATRGRYDILSAWPLQTLDVAEGERGEAYLQRLRDSLARLGPADCTLPFAGGLIGYLSYDFGRRLEHFPSPNRDDLHLPQARLGLYAWALISDHLEQTSQLVFHPALADTERQRLITLFGQPALAPSATFHLTTPMQGDISAAHYRAAFERIQAYIQAGDCYQVNLTQRFRGQCQGDAWAAYCALRAACPTPFAGFQQLADGSALLSLSPERFIQVHAGQVETRPIKGTRPRSADPAQDAANGAELLASAKDRSENLMIVDLLRNDLGRSCRIGSVRVPELFQLESYPNVHHLVSSVTGELAPGKDCLDLIAGSFPGGSITGAPKIRSMQIIDEVEPTQRGLYCGSLLYLDVRGNMDSSIAIRSLLIKDGQVSCWGGGAIVADSQWQAEYEESITKVRVLMETLQAL, from the coding sequence ATGCCAACCTGCACCCTGCACCCTTTGCCCTACGCCGCCGACCCCGCCGATTTTTTCGCCGCGATCCGCCACGCTCCCGGCGCAGTGCTGCTCGACAGCGCCCGCCCGGTGGCCACGCGCGGCCGCTACGACATCCTCAGCGCCTGGCCGCTGCAGACCCTGGACGTGGCCGAAGGCGAGCGCGGCGAAGCGTATTTGCAACGCTTGCGTGACAGCCTGGCGCGCCTGGGGCCGGCCGATTGCACACTGCCGTTCGCCGGCGGCCTTATCGGCTACCTGAGCTACGACTTCGGCCGGCGCCTGGAGCACTTCCCGTCGCCCAACCGCGATGACCTGCACCTGCCCCAAGCGCGCCTGGGCCTGTACGCCTGGGCGCTGATCAGCGATCACCTGGAGCAGACCAGCCAGTTGGTGTTCCACCCGGCCCTGGCCGACACCGAACGCCAGCGCCTGATCACGCTGTTCGGCCAACCGGCGCTGGCGCCAAGCGCCACCTTCCACCTGACCACCCCCATGCAGGGCGACATCAGCGCGGCGCACTACCGCGCAGCTTTCGAGCGCATCCAGGCCTACATCCAGGCCGGCGATTGCTACCAGGTCAACCTCACCCAACGGTTTCGCGGCCAGTGCCAGGGCGATGCTTGGGCAGCTTATTGCGCCCTGCGCGCGGCCTGCCCCACGCCATTCGCAGGCTTCCAGCAACTGGCCGACGGCAGCGCGTTGCTCAGCCTGTCGCCGGAACGGTTCATCCAGGTGCACGCAGGCCAGGTCGAAACGCGGCCGATCAAGGGCACCCGGCCACGCAGCGCCGACCCGGCGCAAGACGCCGCCAACGGCGCCGAACTGTTGGCCAGTGCCAAGGACCGTTCGGAAAACCTGATGATCGTCGACCTGCTGCGCAACGACCTGGGCCGCAGCTGCCGCATTGGCTCGGTGCGGGTGCCGGAACTGTTCCAACTGGAAAGCTACCCCAACGTGCACCACCTGGTCAGCAGCGTCACCGGCGAGCTGGCGCCGGGCAAGGACTGCCTGGACCTGATCGCCGGCAGCTTCCCCGGCGGTTCCATCACCGGCGCGCCGAAGATCCGCTCGATGCAGATCATCGACGAAGTGGAGCCCACCCAGCGCGGGCTGTACTGCGGCTCGCTCTTGTACCTGGACGTGCGCGGCAACATGGACAGCTCCATCGCCATCCGCAGCCTGCTGATCAAGGACGGCCAGGTCAGTTGCTGGGGCGGCGGCGCGATCGTCGCCGACTCGCAATGGCAAGCGGAGTACGAAGAGTCGATCACCAAGGTCCGGGTCTTGATGGAAACGTTGCAGGCGCTGTAA
- a CDS encoding retropepsin-like aspartic peptidase RloA, translated as MRLKSFPSLFCLLVMPGLSAAADKSVYGLNEYARLSDIDLEVAAKLDTGAKTASLSARDIKRFKRDGESWVRFYLAIDAAHEHPIERPLARVSKIKRRAGDYDPDEGKHYTARPVIALDICMGTALRSIEVNLTDRSAFQYPLLIGSEALKHFDALVDPSLKYAAGKPACATNAQTAE; from the coding sequence ATGAGACTCAAATCCTTCCCCTCCTTGTTCTGCCTGCTGGTGATGCCAGGCCTGAGCGCGGCTGCCGACAAATCCGTGTACGGGCTTAACGAATACGCCCGCCTGAGCGACATAGACCTGGAAGTGGCGGCCAAACTCGACACCGGGGCCAAGACCGCCTCGCTCAGCGCCCGCGACATCAAGCGCTTCAAGCGCGATGGCGAGTCCTGGGTGCGCTTCTACCTGGCCATCGACGCCGCCCACGAGCATCCCATCGAACGCCCGTTGGCCCGGGTCAGCAAGATCAAGCGCCGCGCCGGTGACTATGACCCGGACGAAGGCAAGCACTACACTGCAAGACCGGTCATCGCGCTGGACATCTGCATGGGCACCGCCTTGCGCAGCATCGAGGTCAACCTCACCGACCGCAGCGCCTTCCAGTACCCGCTGCTGATCGGCTCCGAAGCCCTCAAGCACTTCGACGCCCTGGTCGACCCCAGCCTAAAATACGCTGCTGGCAAACCTGCCTGCGCCACAAACGCTCAAACCGCAGAGTAA
- a CDS encoding phosphoadenylyl-sulfate reductase, producing MSQNLDVAELAATYANKSAQDILKLAFEHFGDELWISFSGAEDVVLVDMAWKLNKNVKVFSLDTGRLHPETYRFIDQVREHYGIAIELVSPDHTKLEPFVKEKGLFSFYKDGHGECCGIRKIEPLRRKLSTVKAWATGQRRDQSPGTRSHVAVMEIDGAFSTPERPLYKFNPLAQMSSEEVWGYIRMLELPYNSLHERGFISIGCEPCTRPVLPRQHEREGRWWWEEATQKECGLHAGNLIQKA from the coding sequence ATGAGCCAGAACCTCGACGTCGCCGAACTCGCGGCGACTTACGCCAACAAGTCCGCCCAGGACATTCTCAAGCTTGCGTTCGAGCACTTCGGTGACGAACTGTGGATCTCGTTCAGCGGCGCCGAGGATGTGGTGCTGGTGGACATGGCCTGGAAGCTGAACAAGAACGTCAAGGTATTCAGCCTGGACACCGGCCGCCTGCACCCGGAAACCTACCGGTTTATCGACCAGGTGCGCGAGCACTACGGCATCGCCATCGAACTGGTGTCGCCGGACCACACCAAGCTTGAGCCGTTCGTGAAGGAAAAGGGCCTGTTCAGCTTTTACAAGGACGGCCATGGCGAGTGCTGCGGCATCCGCAAGATCGAGCCGCTGCGCCGCAAACTTTCCACCGTCAAGGCCTGGGCCACCGGCCAGCGCCGCGACCAGAGCCCCGGCACCCGCAGCCACGTGGCGGTGATGGAGATCGACGGCGCGTTCTCCACCCCCGAGCGCCCGCTGTACAAGTTCAACCCGCTGGCACAGATGAGCAGCGAAGAGGTGTGGGGCTACATCCGCATGCTGGAGCTGCCCTACAACAGCTTGCATGAGCGCGGCTTCATCAGCATCGGCTGCGAACCCTGCACCCGCCCGGTGCTACCGCGCCAGCACGAGCGCGAGGGGCGCTGGTGGTGGGAAGAGGCCACGCAGAAGGAATGCGGGCTGCATGCCGGCAACCTGATCCAGAAAGCCTGA
- the cysB gene encoding HTH-type transcriptional regulator CysB encodes MKLQQLRYIWEVAHHDLNVSATAQSLYTSQPGISKQIRLLEDELGVEVFARSGKHLTRVTPAGERIITTAGEILRKVESIKQIAQEFSNEKKGTLSIATTHTQARYALPPVISNFIKQYPDVALHMHQGSPMQIAEMAADGTVDFAIATEALELFGDLIMMPCYRWNRCVVVPQGHPLTKLPKLTLEVLAEYPIVTYVFGFTGRSKLDEAFSHRGLTPKVVFTAADADVIKTYVRLGLGVGIVAKMAVDAKLDSDLVVLDADHLFESSVTKIGFRRGTFLRGFMCDFIEKFAPHLTREVMAKAIQCHNKQELEELFDGVELPVH; translated from the coding sequence ATGAAGCTTCAACAACTGCGCTACATCTGGGAGGTGGCGCACCACGACCTCAACGTCTCCGCCACGGCGCAAAGCCTGTACACCTCGCAGCCGGGGATCAGCAAGCAGATCCGCCTGCTGGAAGACGAGCTGGGGGTTGAAGTCTTCGCCCGCAGCGGCAAGCACCTGACCCGCGTGACCCCGGCCGGTGAGCGCATCATCACCACCGCCGGCGAGATCCTGCGCAAGGTGGAAAGCATCAAGCAGATCGCCCAGGAGTTTTCCAACGAGAAAAAGGGCACCCTGTCGATCGCCACCACCCACACCCAGGCCCGCTACGCGTTGCCGCCGGTGATCAGCAATTTCATCAAGCAGTACCCGGACGTGGCCTTGCACATGCACCAGGGCTCGCCGATGCAGATCGCCGAGATGGCCGCTGACGGTACGGTTGATTTTGCCATCGCCACCGAGGCGCTGGAGCTGTTCGGCGACCTGATCATGATGCCGTGCTACCGCTGGAACCGTTGCGTGGTGGTGCCACAAGGCCACCCGCTGACCAAGTTGCCGAAGCTCACCCTGGAAGTGCTGGCCGAATACCCGATCGTGACCTACGTGTTCGGTTTTACCGGCCGCTCCAAGCTCGACGAAGCCTTCAGCCACCGCGGCCTGACGCCCAAGGTGGTGTTCACCGCCGCCGACGCCGACGTGATCAAGACTTACGTGCGCTTGGGCCTGGGCGTGGGCATCGTCGCCAAGATGGCGGTGGATGCCAAGCTTGACAGCGACTTGGTGGTCCTGGACGCCGACCATCTGTTCGAGTCGAGTGTCACCAAGATCGGCTTCCGCCGGGGCACCTTCCTGCGTGGCTTCATGTGCGATTTCATCGAGAAGTTCGCCCCGCACCTGACCCGTGAAGTGATGGCCAAGGCGATTCAGTGCCACAACAAGCAAGAGCTGGAAGAGCTGTTTGATGGGGTGGAGTTGCCGGTGCATTGA
- a CDS encoding putative 2-dehydropantoate 2-reductase, which yields MTEPTLRIGIIGTGAIGGFYGAMLAKAGFDVHFLLRSEFATVAAHGLQVNSAVHGALHQAPVHAYARAEEMPPCDWLLVGAKTTSNAALAPAIIAAAAPGAKVLLMQNGLGVEEALRPLLPDSLHLLGGLCYICVHRAAPGVVVHQALGAVHVGYHSGPATAQACVQVAEQGAGLFRAAGIDSLAMPDLAQARWQKLVWNAPYNGLSVLLDASTTPLMADAASRALVEGVMAEVVQGAAACGYPIPAGYAEKMFASTRYMPDYQPSMYLDFREQRAMELEAIYARPLEAARAAGCEMPRLQALYEALQFIDRRNLNEGAVHG from the coding sequence ATGACTGAACCTACCCTGCGCATCGGCATTATCGGCACGGGCGCCATCGGTGGCTTTTATGGGGCGATGTTGGCCAAGGCCGGCTTCGACGTGCATTTTTTGCTGCGCAGCGAGTTCGCCACGGTGGCCGCCCACGGCCTGCAGGTCAACAGTGCGGTGCATGGCGCGCTGCACCAGGCGCCGGTGCATGCCTACGCACGGGCTGAGGAAATGCCGCCCTGTGACTGGTTGCTGGTGGGCGCCAAGACCACCAGTAACGCGGCCCTGGCGCCGGCGATCATTGCGGCGGCGGCGCCGGGCGCCAAGGTGCTGTTGATGCAAAATGGCCTGGGCGTGGAGGAGGCGTTGCGGCCACTGTTGCCCGACAGCCTGCACCTGCTGGGCGGCCTGTGTTACATCTGCGTGCACCGCGCCGCGCCCGGCGTGGTGGTGCACCAGGCACTGGGCGCAGTGCATGTGGGCTACCACAGCGGGCCCGCCACGGCGCAGGCCTGCGTGCAGGTGGCCGAGCAGGGCGCGGGGCTGTTTCGCGCAGCCGGCATCGACTCCCTGGCGATGCCTGACCTCGCCCAGGCCCGCTGGCAGAAGCTGGTGTGGAACGCGCCCTACAACGGCCTGTCGGTGCTGCTGGATGCCAGCACCACGCCGTTGATGGCTGATGCCGCCAGTCGCGCACTGGTAGAGGGGGTGATGGCCGAGGTGGTGCAAGGCGCCGCGGCGTGCGGGTACCCGATCCCCGCCGGTTACGCCGAGAAGATGTTCGCCTCCACCCGGTACATGCCCGATTACCAGCCCAGCATGTACCTGGACTTTCGCGAGCAGCGCGCCATGGAGTTGGAGGCCATTTACGCCCGGCCACTGGAGGCGGCGCGCGCCGCCGGCTGCGAGATGCCGCGCTTGCAGGCCTTGTACGAGGCCTTGCAGTTCATTGATCGGCGCAACCTGAACGAGGGGGCCGTGCATGGCTGA
- the ppsA gene encoding phosphoenolpyruvate synthase encodes MVEYVVSLDKLGKHDVEHVGGKNASLGEMISNLAGAGVSVPGGFATTAQAYRDFLEQSGLNAQIHAALDALDVDDVNALAKTGAQIRQWIMDAEFPEQLNEEIRTHFAELSKGNPDIAVAVRSSATAEDLPDASFAGQQETFLNIRGVENVIRAAKEVFASLFNDRAISYRVHQGFDHKLVALSAGVQRMVRSETGTAGVMFTLDTESGFRDVVFITGAYGLGETVVQGAVNPDEFYVHKHTLDAGRPAILRRNLGSKAIKMIYGDEAKAGKSVKTIDVDKADRARFCLSDAEVSELAKQAMIIEKHYQCPMDIEWAKDGDDNKLYIVQARPETVKSRSQANVMERYLLKETGTVLVEGRAIGQRIGAGKVRIIKDVSEMDKVQPGDVLVSDMTDPDWEPVMKRASAIVTNRGGRTCHAAIIARELGIPAVVGCGNATQLLQDGQGVTVSCAEGDTGYIFEGELGFDIKKNSVDAMPELPFKIMMNVGNPDRAFDFAQLPNAGVGLARLEFIINRMIGVHPKALLNYDSLPPEIKDSVDKRVAGYSGPVDFYVDKLVEGISTLAAAFWPKKVIVRLSDFKSNEYANLIGGKLYEPEEENPMLGFRGASRYISESFRECFELECRALKRVRNDMGLTNVEIMVPFVRTLGEASQVVDLLAENGLGRGVNGLRVIMMCELPSNAILAEEFLEFFDGFSIGSNDMTQLTLGLDRDSGIIAHLFDERNPAVKKLLANAIAACNKAGKYIGICGQGPSDHPDLAKWLMEQGIESVSLNPDSVLETWFFLAEGEGAA; translated from the coding sequence TTGGTAGAGTACGTAGTTTCCCTCGATAAGCTCGGCAAACATGATGTCGAACACGTAGGGGGCAAGAACGCATCCCTGGGCGAGATGATCAGCAACCTTGCCGGTGCTGGCGTGTCGGTACCCGGTGGCTTTGCCACTACCGCTCAGGCTTACCGTGACTTCCTCGAACAGAGTGGTCTCAACGCCCAGATTCACGCGGCGCTCGATGCCTTGGACGTGGACGACGTCAACGCCTTGGCCAAGACCGGCGCGCAAATCCGCCAATGGATCATGGACGCCGAGTTCCCCGAGCAACTGAACGAGGAAATCCGCACGCATTTCGCCGAGCTGTCCAAGGGCAACCCGGACATCGCCGTGGCGGTGCGCTCCTCGGCCACCGCCGAAGACTTGCCGGACGCCTCCTTCGCCGGCCAGCAAGAAACCTTCCTGAACATCCGTGGCGTCGAGAACGTGATCCGCGCGGCCAAGGAAGTGTTTGCCTCGCTGTTCAACGACCGGGCCATTTCCTACCGTGTGCACCAGGGTTTTGACCACAAGCTGGTGGCCCTGTCGGCCGGCGTGCAGCGCATGGTGCGCTCCGAAACCGGCACCGCCGGCGTGATGTTCACCCTGGACACCGAGTCGGGCTTCCGTGACGTGGTGTTCATCACCGGCGCCTACGGCCTGGGCGAAACCGTGGTGCAAGGTGCGGTCAACCCAGACGAATTCTACGTGCACAAGCACACCCTTGATGCCGGTCGCCCGGCCATCCTGCGCCGCAACCTGGGCAGCAAGGCCATCAAGATGATCTACGGCGATGAGGCCAAGGCCGGCAAGTCGGTCAAGACCATCGACGTGGACAAGGCCGACCGTGCGCGCTTCTGCCTGAGCGATGCCGAGGTCAGCGAGCTGGCCAAGCAGGCGATGATCATCGAGAAGCACTACCAGTGCCCGATGGACATCGAATGGGCCAAGGACGGTGACGACAACAAGCTGTACATCGTGCAGGCCCGCCCGGAAACCGTGAAAAGCCGCTCCCAGGCCAATGTCATGGAGCGCTACTTGCTCAAGGAAACCGGCACCGTGCTGGTGGAAGGGCGTGCCATTGGCCAGCGCATTGGTGCAGGCAAGGTGCGCATCATCAAGGACGTGTCGGAGATGGACAAGGTCCAGCCGGGCGACGTGCTGGTGTCCGACATGACCGACCCGGACTGGGAACCGGTAATGAAGCGCGCCAGCGCCATCGTCACCAACCGCGGCGGGCGCACGTGCCACGCGGCGATCATCGCCCGTGAACTGGGCATCCCGGCGGTGGTGGGTTGCGGCAACGCCACCCAACTGCTGCAGGATGGCCAAGGCGTGACCGTGTCGTGCGCCGAAGGCGACACCGGCTACATCTTCGAAGGCGAACTGGGCTTCGACATCAAGAAGAACTCCGTGGACGCCATGCCGGAGTTGCCGTTCAAGATCATGATGAACGTCGGCAACCCCGACCGCGCCTTTGACTTCGCGCAACTGCCGAACGCCGGCGTGGGCCTGGCGCGGCTGGAGTTCATCATCAACCGCATGATCGGCGTGCACCCCAAGGCGCTGTTGAACTACGACAGCCTGCCGCCGGAAATCAAGGACAGCGTCGACAAGCGCGTGGCCGGTTACAGCGGCCCGGTGGACTTCTATGTCGACAAGCTGGTCGAGGGCATCAGCACCCTGGCGGCGGCGTTCTGGCCGAAAAAAGTGATCGTGCGCCTGTCGGACTTCAAGTCCAACGAATACGCCAACCTGATCGGCGGCAAACTCTACGAGCCCGAAGAAGAGAACCCGATGCTGGGCTTTCGCGGTGCTTCGCGTTACATCAGCGAATCGTTCCGCGAGTGTTTCGAGCTTGAGTGCCGCGCCCTCAAGCGCGTGCGCAACGACATGGGCCTGACCAACGTCGAGATCATGGTGCCGTTCGTGCGTACCCTGGGCGAAGCGAGCCAAGTGGTCGACCTGCTGGCTGAGAACGGCCTGGGCCGTGGCGTCAATGGCCTGCGCGTGATCATGATGTGCGAGCTGCCGTCCAACGCCATCCTGGCCGAGGAGTTCCTGGAGTTCTTCGATGGCTTCTCCATCGGCTCCAACGACATGACCCAGTTGACCCTGGGCCTGGACCGTGACTCGGGGATCATCGCCCACCTGTTTGATGAGCGTAACCCGGCGGTTAAAAAGCTGCTGGCCAACGCCATTGCCGCCTGCAACAAGGCCGGCAAGTACATCGGCATCTGCGGCCAAGGCCCTTCGGACCATCCGGACCTGGCAAAATGGTTGATGGAGCAGGGCATCGAAAGCGTTTCGCTGAACCCCGATTCCGTGCTGGAAACCTGGTTCTTCCTGGCAGAGGGCGAAGGCGCGGCCTGA
- a CDS encoding universal stress protein produces the protein MIRSMLYATDLGLYAPYVMQHALALARTFKADLYVIHAVEPMGLFAESVLQSYLGEPALSELHSEGLNTVMAGIEHKVLDGFREELDNAEDDLKLISAVRVRQGDPAEVILDQARRLSVDLLILGSHSGGAGADVPLGRTAARILQLSTVPVYMVPLSQHLGRRKA, from the coding sequence ATGATCCGTTCGATGCTGTATGCCACTGACCTCGGTCTGTATGCGCCTTATGTGATGCAACATGCGTTGGCCCTGGCACGCACCTTCAAGGCCGACCTGTATGTGATTCACGCGGTGGAACCCATGGGGTTGTTCGCCGAGTCCGTGCTGCAGAGCTACCTGGGGGAGCCTGCGCTCAGTGAACTGCACAGTGAGGGCTTGAACACGGTCATGGCGGGTATCGAGCACAAGGTGCTGGACGGTTTTCGCGAGGAGTTGGACAACGCCGAGGACGACCTCAAGCTGATCAGCGCCGTGCGGGTGCGCCAGGGGGACCCGGCGGAGGTCATTCTGGACCAGGCCCGGCGGTTGTCGGTGGACCTGCTGATACTCGGCAGCCACAGCGGCGGCGCGGGCGCCGACGTGCCGCTGGGGCGCACTGCAGCCCGGATCCTGCAGCTTTCCACCGTGCCGGTGTACATGGTGCCGCTGTCCCAGCATCTGGGTCGACGCAAGGCTTGA
- a CDS encoding 5'-nucleotidase, which translates to MADKLVVAISSRALFDLSESHKVYLAEGVEAYRQYQIEHEDEVLAPGDAFLLVQKLLQLNVSLGLPRVEVVLVSRNSADTGLRVFNSIQHYGLGITRAAFVGGRDPHPYLAAFNSQLFLSTHAEDVRSALDAGFAAATILSGGAKRAESAELRIAFDGDAVIFSDESERIYQLSGLEAFQASERESARMPLRGGPFKAFLAALNLLQREFPEGTCPIRTALVTARSAPAHERVIRTLRDWDIRLDESLFLGGLEKSAFLEAFAADVFFDDQAGHCEKAREFVATGHVPHGISNEPKV; encoded by the coding sequence ATGGCTGACAAACTGGTGGTGGCGATTTCCTCGCGGGCACTGTTCGACTTGAGCGAGAGCCACAAGGTGTACCTGGCCGAGGGGGTGGAAGCCTATCGGCAATACCAGATCGAGCATGAGGATGAAGTGCTTGCGCCAGGGGATGCGTTCCTGCTGGTGCAAAAGCTTTTGCAACTGAATGTCAGCCTGGGCCTGCCCCGGGTCGAGGTGGTGTTGGTGTCACGCAACAGTGCCGACACCGGCTTGCGCGTGTTCAACTCCATCCAGCACTACGGCCTGGGTATCACCCGTGCCGCGTTTGTCGGCGGGCGCGACCCGCATCCGTACCTGGCGGCGTTCAACAGTCAGCTGTTTCTCTCCACCCATGCCGAGGATGTGCGCAGCGCGCTGGATGCCGGTTTTGCCGCGGCGACCATTTTGTCGGGGGGTGCCAAGCGTGCCGAAAGCGCCGAGTTGCGCATTGCCTTCGATGGCGACGCGGTGATTTTCTCCGACGAGTCGGAACGCATCTATCAACTGAGCGGGCTGGAGGCGTTCCAGGCCAGCGAGCGAGAATCGGCGCGTATGCCGCTGCGCGGGGGCCCGTTCAAGGCGTTTCTGGCGGCGCTCAACCTGCTGCAGCGCGAGTTTCCCGAGGGCACCTGCCCGATTCGCACGGCGCTGGTCACGGCCCGTTCGGCACCGGCCCACGAGCGGGTAATCCGCACCTTGCGCGACTGGGATATTCGCCTGGACGAATCGCTGTTTCTCGGTGGCCTGGAAAAGTCGGCGTTCCTGGAGGCCTTTGCCGCCGACGTTTTTTTCGATGACCAGGCCGGCCATTGCGAAAAGGCCCGCGAGTTCGTCGCCACGGGCCACGTGCCCCATGGCATCAGCAACGAACCAAAAGTTTGA
- a CDS encoding osmotic stress tolerance membrane protein RloB encodes MRSLTLHLKILIGVLVTLGLAITAYQILVLGIPVTEDETDDLWNIDAKVEFVANPKDPVKIQMFVPPLTRDYVSLNESFISNNYGVSVNRIDGNRKVTWSARRATGNQTLYYRLVLTKRYSGEKTKIKGPIFRDSMTIDGPEKIAAEALLAPIRQHSADVETFVSETIKRVNNLADDNVKLLLAGDPSTAHKARIIDLLLSIAHVPMEKVHTIRLVADQPQMPELWLRSFNGSNWLYFNPDTGEQGLPTDRLLWWTGDDNLITVDGGKKAAVTFTLNNSEMNAIRLAKLTDENTDADFLEYSLYSLPLQTQQTFMIMVMIPIGVLVILILRNLIGLQTLGTFTPVLIALAFRETQLGFGIALFTIITALGLSLRSYLEHLKLQMLPRLSVVLTFVVVLIAAISLFSHKLGLERGLSVALFPMVILTMTIERLSITWEERGGSNAIKVAIGTLFAASLAHLLMTVPQLVYFVFTFPAVLLVMVGFMLAMGRYRGYRLTELIRFKAFVKAES; translated from the coding sequence ATGCGCTCTCTTACCCTTCATCTGAAAATCCTGATCGGCGTCCTGGTGACTCTGGGCCTGGCGATCACGGCCTATCAGATCCTCGTGCTCGGCATCCCGGTGACCGAAGACGAAACCGACGACCTGTGGAACATCGACGCGAAGGTCGAGTTCGTCGCCAACCCCAAGGACCCGGTCAAGATCCAGATGTTCGTGCCGCCGCTGACCCGCGACTACGTCAGCCTCAACGAGAGCTTCATCTCCAACAACTACGGGGTCAGCGTCAACCGCATCGACGGCAACCGCAAGGTGACTTGGTCGGCGCGCCGTGCCACCGGCAACCAGACGCTGTACTACCGCCTGGTGCTGACCAAGCGCTACAGCGGTGAAAAGACCAAGATCAAGGGCCCGATCTTCCGCGACAGCATGACCATCGATGGCCCGGAAAAAATTGCCGCCGAAGCCCTGCTGGCGCCGATCCGCCAGCACTCGGCCGACGTCGAGACCTTTGTCAGCGAAACCATCAAGCGGGTCAACAACCTGGCCGACGATAACGTCAAGCTGCTGCTGGCAGGCGACCCGTCCACCGCGCACAAGGCGCGGATCATCGATTTGCTGCTGTCCATTGCCCACGTGCCAATGGAAAAGGTGCACACCATCCGCCTGGTGGCCGACCAACCGCAAATGCCCGAACTCTGGCTGCGCAGCTTCAATGGCAGCAACTGGCTGTACTTCAACCCTGACACCGGCGAGCAAGGCCTGCCCACCGACCGCCTGCTGTGGTGGACCGGCGATGACAACCTGATCACCGTGGATGGCGGCAAGAAGGCCGCCGTGACCTTTACCCTGAACAACAGCGAAATGAACGCCATTCGCCTGGCGAAACTGACCGACGAGAACACCGACGCCGACTTTCTCGAGTACTCGCTGTACAGCTTGCCGCTGCAAACCCAGCAAACCTTCATGATCATGGTGATGATCCCGATCGGCGTGCTGGTGATCCTGATCCTGCGCAACCTGATCGGCCTGCAGACGCTGGGCACCTTTACCCCGGTGCTGATCGCCCTGGCGTTCCGTGAAACCCAATTGGGCTTCGGCATCGCGCTGTTTACCATCATCACCGCCTTGGGCCTGTCGCTGCGCTCCTACCTTGAGCACCTCAAGCTGCAAATGCTGCCCAGGCTCTCGGTGGTACTGACCTTCGTGGTGGTGCTGATCGCCGCCATCAGCCTGTTCAGCCACAAGTTGGGGTTGGAGCGCGGGCTGTCGGTGGCGCTGTTCCCGATGGTGATCCTGACCATGACCATCGAACGCCTGTCCATCACCTGGGAAGAGCGCGGCGGCAGCAATGCCATCAAGGTGGCCATCGGCACGCTGTTCGCCGCCTCCCTGGCGCATTTGCTGATGACTGTGCCGCAACTGGTGTACTTCGTGTTCACCTTCCCGGCCGTGCTGCTGGTGATGGTCGGCTTCATGCTGGCAATGGGGCGCTACCGCGGCTACCGCTTGACCGAGTTGATACGCTTCAAAGCCTTCGTCAAGGCGGAAAGCTGA
- the ppsR gene encoding posphoenolpyruvate synthetase regulatory kinase/phosphorylase PpsR, producing MKRSAFFISDGTGITAETLGQSLLAQFENITFNKFTRPYIDSVDKARAMVQQINVAAEKDGVRPIIFDTIVNQEIREILATSNGFMIDIFSTFLAPLEMELSAHSSYSVGKSHSIGHNSNYMERIEAVNFALDNDDGARTHYYDKADLILVGVSRCGKTPTCLYMAMQFGIRAANYPLTEDDMERLQLPAALKAHQHKLFGLTIDPDRLTAIRHERKPNSRYSSFAQCEFEVREVESLFRRENIPHINSTHFSVEEISAKILVEKGVERRFK from the coding sequence ATGAAACGATCTGCTTTCTTTATCTCCGACGGCACCGGCATCACGGCCGAGACCCTGGGGCAAAGCCTCTTGGCTCAATTTGAAAACATTACCTTCAACAAGTTCACGCGCCCGTACATCGACAGCGTCGACAAAGCCCGGGCCATGGTCCAGCAAATCAACGTCGCGGCCGAGAAGGACGGGGTTCGCCCGATCATCTTCGACACCATCGTCAACCAGGAAATCCGCGAGATACTGGCCACCTCCAACGGCTTCATGATCGACATTTTCTCGACCTTTTTGGCACCGCTGGAAATGGAACTCAGCGCCCATTCGTCGTACTCGGTGGGCAAATCCCACTCCATTGGGCACAACTCCAACTACATGGAGCGCATCGAGGCGGTCAACTTCGCCCTGGACAACGACGACGGGGCCCGCACCCACTACTACGACAAGGCTGACCTGATTCTGGTCGGTGTTTCGCGATGCGGCAAGACGCCTACCTGTCTATACATGGCCATGCAATTCGGCATCCGCGCCGCCAACTACCCGCTGACCGAGGATGACATGGAGCGCCTGCAACTGCCGGCGGCCCTCAAGGCCCACCAGCACAAGCTGTTCGGCCTGACCATCGACCCCGATCGCCTGACCGCTATCCGCCACGAGCGTAAGCCCAACAGCCGCTATTCCAGCTTCGCCCAGTGCGAATTCGAAGTGCGCGAGGTGGAAAGCCTGTTCCGCCGCGAGAACATCCCGCACATCAACTCCACGCATTTCTCGGTGGAAGAGATCTCGGCGAAGATCCTCGTTGAAAAAGGCGTGGAGCGGCGTTTCAAGTAG